The stretch of DNA GCCAGCCGCTACATCACGGCTGCGAAAGTCCCCAATGGTAGTGATGCCAGTATGTTCAGCCAGCAAAGCATGGTTACCGATTTGGACGGTATACCCCAGCTCGGGGCGATGCCTTATTGTCTGGCCGTGATTGCCAATCGCCCAGATTTGGGATGGCTCTAAGCCCGCTTTTGCCAGTAATTGCTGCACTACTTCAGCGCACGCTTTGCTGTGAGCGTTAGCAGCCAATTGCGCCAAATGAAGCTCGTTATCACTTGGCGCCTGTAACGTGAGCATCACTTCACGCAGCTCGGCACTCATTTCAACACCGTGCGTTGTAAGCAGCTTTGGCTGCGGTGCGGAAAAATCCACCAGCACTGCATCAATGCCATCAAGGCTGGTGCCGGTCATTAGGCCGATGTAATAAGCGGATGTTTGTGCAGCGGTCATGGCAATAGAGCTTGTGCCTAGTTATTCAAGTTGCGCTAATTCTACCTGTCCTGCGAGTGAAAGTTGCCGTTTCATGCTGCGGGCAATCGGTGCAAAGGCAATCAGTTGCGGGGTGGATAATTTTTTTTCTTGTGGCATCGCGACTGTTAGGGGGTCAACTTGCTGGCCATCCACTTTAAATTCGTAATGCAAATGTGGCCCAGTGGCGCGCCCAGTTTGGCCAACTGCACCAATCACCTGGCCCTGGCTAACCGTCTGTCCAGCCTTAAGGCCTGGCGCAAATGCCGACATGTGACCATATAAGGTGCTGTATTTACTGTCGTGCTTAATTTCGATGAAGTTGCCATAACCCGCGTCGCGGCCAATTTTAGCAATTACGCCATCTGCGGTTGCTTGAATGTCGGTGCCGGTTGGGGCTGCGTAATCAACGCCACGATGTTGTTTCCAAGTAAACAGAACTGGGTGAAACCGCATAGCAAAACCCGAGCTAATGCGCGAAAACTTAACCGGCGTACTGATAAAGCCTTGTTTTAAGCTCGAGCCATCAAAAGCATAGTAGTTGCCTGACTCCGAGCCATCGGCAAACCACATGGCTTCATACACATTACCCTTGTTGATGAAGCGGGCAGCCACAATTTTACCCGGCTTGATCAGCGTGCCTTGGTGTACCTCGGTTTCATAGATAACGGTAAATTGATCACCTTTTTGCAGTTTATGGTGAAAGTCTACTCGGCTAGAGAATAGATCAATTAATTGCTGGGTAATGTTGTCCGGCAAATCGGCGGCATCCGTAGCCGCAAAGAAAGAGCTATTAATGCTGCCGGACTTCATGAGTGTTTGTTTTTGTGTGGCCACTGGCTGGGCGCTAGCTTGCAGCTGATCACCTTGGCGTCGGATGCGAACTTCTTCGCCTGCGCTGGTGACATAGCTTAGTTGCTCTACATCCCCGGCAATGTTGCTGCTGGCGTGCAATAAACGGCCGGGGCTGAGCTCGAATAATTTGCGCGCCGTACTGTCATTTGCAATAAATTGCTGCAACTGGTTATCCACAATCCCCATTCGCGCTAATACGCGCCCAATGGTATCGCCGCCGCGGATGACTTCTAGTCGGCTGAGTGAGCTATTGGCATCAGTTTCAACTAACGTCGGAGGGCGTAGCGTTTCGGTCACCGTGGTGATGTTGGCCTGAGCTTGAGGGCCAAATTCAACCACGCCGTAGGCGGTTAATGTCATGCCTAGGGGCAAAATTAAAGCCGCAGCTAGCCATTGCACGTGTTTACGTTGCCAAGCGGCAAATTGATCTTCGGGGTGTTGCGAGCCGGAATTTGACGTTTGCTGATTAGGGGTTTGCGGTAAAATGCACGACATACTGTTTCTCATTAACAACTTTGCGCTAGACTAACAGACACTGCACTGAAAGCGAATTTCCATTATCTAACAAGCGCTTACCTGCTTATTAAGGCTACCCATTGGCTGGCCTTGATACGCAAAACAAGCGGGCGATTATAGCCTGTACATGCATCCGCTGTCGCAGTTTGCTGTTACCCGGCCATTGGCTGACCGTTAATCAGCAGCGTGAGTTCCTGATGTGTTAATTTTCACGCACAATGAACTGAAGTCATCAGTGACTGCAAAAAAATACTACCGATTTATTTTAGGTATCTAACGCAAAGCTTTATTGATAGTGCGCTTGCTAAATATACCCCTGAAGAGTAACCATGAATCAAATCCCCGAAATCCGTCCCGGCCAATCCATTGAGCTATTAAAAGCACTGCACATCCTGACGCGTGATGGCAAGCTCAATCAAGACAGTCGACGCAAGCTCAAGCAGGTTTACCACCTGTTTAACTTCATCGAGCCACTGCTTAATGAAGTATTAGAGCGTCACGAACACGTAACCTTGGTCGATCATGGTGCGGGGAAATCGTATTTGGGATTTATCATTTATGATCTTTTTTTCAAAGCAAAAACCGCCGGCCACATCTACGGCACCGAGTTCCGCGCCGAATTGGTCAAGAAATCGCGCGAGTTAGCGCAGCAATGCGGCTTTGAGCGCATGACCTTTCTCGATATGCTGGTGGAAAATGCGGCTAGCGCCAAAGAAATGCCCGCCGAGATCGATATTGTGACGGCCTTGCACGCCTGTGATACCGCTACCGATGATGCAATTCGCTTTGGTTTGGAAAAAAATGCCCAGCATATGGTGCTGGTGCCATGCTGTCAGGCCGAAGTCGCTAGCGTACTACGCAAGCACAAAAGTCAGTCACTAGCCCAAACACCGCTGGCGGAGATTTGGCGCCACCCAATTCATACCCGTGAATTTGGCAGCCAGATTACCAATGTGCTGCGTTGCCTGTTATTGCAATCGAAAGGCTATCAAGTGACGGTGACCGAATTGGTGGGCTGGGAGCACTCGATGAAAAATGAATTGATCATTGCCAGCAAAAGCGCCAATGCACCACGCAAACAGGCCAAAGAACGGATGGAGCAAATTTTGGCGGAATTGAATCTAAGCGAAATGGCAGCGCGCTTTATGTATTAAGCGGCTCGCAAATGACAAAGCCTTTGATGTTCAGTCTGGCACTGACATATCAAAGGCTTATTGTATTGGTGGAAGAGGGGCATTCATATTATCGACTTATGTCATTGTATTTATTTGTTTATATAAAAACAAAATTCACAATTACTCACACAGTTACTCATATTCACTTAAAGTACCCCACCTAACCGCTCCCCACACGACACCAAACATCACCGCTTGTCGCACAAACCACACACTAAGTATTTTTTGCAATTCCCAGCTAATTGCGGCGCAATTCCCTCCGCTTCAAGCATATCTTAGGTATGATTCTTACCCTCTAGAAAGAATAACAAGCAACGCCTAGGAACAACTATGTCTGCCCTGCAAGTCCTACTTCAAACCTACCGTAATGCCGCCGTTACCGAGCGCGAAAAAGGCACGTATTTTGAAGAATTGATCGTCTGCTACCTACGCCGATTTGTATAGCAAGGTCTGGACTTATGCGGATTGGGCTAAAGGGCAAGGTATGGATGCACGCGATACGGGCATTGATTTGGTTG from Chitinibacter fontanus encodes:
- a CDS encoding M23 family metallopeptidase — translated: MSCILPQTPNQQTSNSGSQHPEDQFAAWQRKHVQWLAAALILPLGMTLTAYGVVEFGPQAQANITTVTETLRPPTLVETDANSSLSRLEVIRGGDTIGRVLARMGIVDNQLQQFIANDSTARKLFELSPGRLLHASSNIAGDVEQLSYVTSAGEEVRIRRQGDQLQASAQPVATQKQTLMKSGSINSSFFAATDAADLPDNITQQLIDLFSSRVDFHHKLQKGDQFTVIYETEVHQGTLIKPGKIVAARFINKGNVYEAMWFADGSESGNYYAFDGSSLKQGFISTPVKFSRISSGFAMRFHPVLFTWKQHRGVDYAAPTGTDIQATADGVIAKIGRDAGYGNFIEIKHDSKYSTLYGHMSAFAPGLKAGQTVSQGQVIGAVGQTGRATGPHLHYEFKVDGQQVDPLTVAMPQEKKLSTPQLIAFAPIARSMKRQLSLAGQVELAQLE
- a CDS encoding class I SAM-dependent methyltransferase, whose product is MNQIPEIRPGQSIELLKALHILTRDGKLNQDSRRKLKQVYHLFNFIEPLLNEVLERHEHVTLVDHGAGKSYLGFIIYDLFFKAKTAGHIYGTEFRAELVKKSRELAQQCGFERMTFLDMLVENAASAKEMPAEIDIVTALHACDTATDDAIRFGLEKNAQHMVLVPCCQAEVASVLRKHKSQSLAQTPLAEIWRHPIHTREFGSQITNVLRCLLLQSKGYQVTVTELVGWEHSMKNELIIASKSANAPRKQAKERMEQILAELNLSEMAARFMY